The stretch of DNA GCTGACCGCCCGGTTCGTCGAGGCGGTGGACGGCACCCGGGCCAAGATACTGGATACCCGCAAGACCACGCCGGGCTGGCGCCGACTGGAGAAATACGCGGTGGCCTGCGGCGGGGGGGAGAACCACCGGATGGGGCTGTACGACATGGTGCTGATCAAGGACAACCACATCGAAGCGGCCGGCGGGGTCTCGGCGGCAGTCCAACTGGTAAGGGACGGGATCAAAAAGAGCATAAAAATAGAGGTGGAGGTGCAGAACCTTCCCCAGTTGGAGGAGGCCATCGCCCTGGGGCCGGATATAGTGATGCTGGACAACATGAAGCCCGAGATGATGGTCGAGGCCTGCCGGATGGTGTGGTCATCGCCGGCCCGTGACCAGGGCAAGCTCAAGATCGAGGCCTCGGGAAACGTCAGCCTGGACAATGTCAGAAAGATAGCCGAATGCGGGGTGGATTATATCTCCATTGGTGCCCTAACTCATTCGGCTCCGGCACTGGATTTTTCGCTGAGATTAAAAGCACTGGGTTAGTACGGGGGGTTATATTCAACCCCGGGGCGGAAAATCCGATATTGGTGGATCTGTTGGAGGAAAGAGGTATCGGCGTCGTGGTCGGCTGCACCCTGGTGATGCTGTCGTTGAGAAATTTTAATCATAAATTAACTTGAAAATATATGAGAAAAGTAGTATACTCAGCAGTTAAACAATAACTTGACGATAGACTCTCAGTAACGGATGCCAAAACAATGGGGTATCATGGAATTCTGGGAGTATGTTTTATTTATAAAACTTTATAGAGGTTATATAAAAAAATCATGTCCGGCTTGGAAATTACGCTTTTAGTGGTCTATGGTCTGTTGATGGGGGTGCTGTCGATCTATTCCTTCCATGCCTACCTGATGGTCTATCTTTACCGCAAGAACAGAGGATCTCATCAAAAGCACCAAAAAACATATTCGGAATGGCCCAGGATCACGGTCCAGCTGCCGATCTTTAACGAGCAGTACGTGGTGGAGAGGCTG from Candidatus Edwardsbacteria bacterium encodes:
- the nadC gene encoding carboxylating nicotinate-nucleotide diphosphorylase — protein: MKFDLAKARPLIKQALREDIGKGDVTSRYTIDPQAQALALIMAKHEGVLAGIDICREVFLQVDPELAIEINTNDSQTVDLGQVVINIQGRAQSILAAERTALNFLQHLSGIASLTARFVEAVDGTRAKILDTRKTTPGWRRLEKYAVACGGGENHRMGLYDMVLIKDNHIEAAGGVSAAVQLVRDGIKKSIKIEVEVQNLPQLEEAIALGPDIVMLDNMKPEMMVEACRMVWSSPARDQGKLKIEASGNVSLDNVRKIAECGVDYISIGALTHSAPALDFSLRLKALG